The following are from one region of the Juglans regia cultivar Chandler chromosome 10, Walnut 2.0, whole genome shotgun sequence genome:
- the LOC109011653 gene encoding glycine-rich cell wall structural protein 1-like, whose protein sequence is MSNFAAADDPGAAGGTAEARSRGAAPRSQQVGALRGEPDERTGGGGGGGGGGGGGVGGGSGHGGGFGAGGGVGGGIGGGAGGGGGGGGGGGGGGGGGLGGGSGHGGGFGAGGGLGGGGGVGGAGGGIGGGGGGGHGGGFGVGIGIGIGVGAGAGHGSGSGSGSGGGGGN, encoded by the exons ATGAGCAATTTTGCGGCGGCGGATGACCCCGGAGCGGCGGGAGGCACGGCGGAGGCTCGGAGCCGGGGGGCGGCGCCGAGGAGCCAGCAGGTGGGGGCTTTGCG TGGTGAGCCGGATGAGCgcactggtggtggtggtggcggaggcggtggtggaggtggtggagTTGGTGGGGGTTCAGGACATGGTGGAGGCTTTGGAGCTGGAGGTGGTGTAGGtggtggcattggtgggggtgCAGGAGGAGGCGGTGGAGgtggaggcggaggcggaggtggaggaggtggaggtCTAGGCGGAGGATCAGGCCATGGGGGTGGATTCGGTGCTGGTGGTGGTTTAGGAGGTG GAGGAGGTGTCGGAGGTGCGGGAGGAGGCataggaggtggtggtggtggaggccATGGCGGAGGATTTGGGGTTGGAATAGGCATTGGCATTGGAGTGGGAGCTGGTGCAGGCCATGGATCTGGAAGTGGGTCCGgcagtggtggtggtggtggaaatTAA
- the LOC109018257 gene encoding aquaporin SIP1-1-like, which produces MGVVKAAIGDAILTSLWVFSAPMMGILTPIIAAYLGLHAIPVAGLFIATVLASTLVLLFSLIGKVLGGASFNPSTTVSFYAAGLNPDLSLISMATRFPAQAAGGVGGAMAILRVMPSQYKHMLRGPSLKVDMHTGAVAEGVLTLVLSFSLLLIMLRGPKSPLLKVWLLAVTTVGLVVAGSGYTGPSMNPANAFGWAFLNNQHSNWIHFYVYWICPLIGATLAAWIFRFLFIPTIKQKKA; this is translated from the coding sequence ATGGGTGTGGTGAAGGCTGCAATAGGAGATGCAATATTGACATCTTTATGGGTGTTCAGCGCGCCAATGATGGGAATTCTTACCCCTATCATAGCCGCATACCTTGGCCTTCATGCCATACCAGTGGCAGGCCTCTTCATCGCCACCGTGCTTGCTTCCACACTTGTACTTTTATTCAGCTTGATCGGGAAGGTCTTGGGTGGCGCCAGCTTCAATCCTTCTACCACGGTCTCGTTCTACGCTGCAGGCCTTAATCCTGACTTATCTCTCATCTCTATGGCCACTCGGTTTCCTGCACAGGCGGCCGGTGGAGTTGGGGGCGCCATGGCAATATTGCGAGTGATGCCAAGCCAATACAAACACATGCTTAGAGGGCCTTCCCTGAAAGTGGATATGCATACAGGAGCCGTTGCTGAGGGTGTGTTGACCTTGGTGCTAAGCTTTTCACTCCTTTTAATCATGCTCAGGGGTCCCAAAAGCCCACTTTTGAAGGTGTGGTTACTTGCTGTCACAACCGTGGGATTGGTTGTTGCAGGGTCTGGTTACACGGGGCCTTCCATGAATCCAGCCAACGCCTTTGGCTGGGCATTTCTGAACAATCAGCACAGTAATTGGATACATTTCTACGTTTATTGGATCTGTCCCCTCATTGGAGCAACTTTGGCTGCTTGGATCTTTCGGTTTCTTTTTATTCCAACAATCAAGCAGAAGAAAGCATAA